The Caulobacter vibrioides sequence AAGGCCGGCGTCTCGATCCGCAACCAGACGGTGTCGGAGCTCAGCTTCAAGGACGCTGAGGATGCGATGGACTTTGTCGCGACCGATCTGATGCGGGATCGCGGGGATGACCTCTACGAGCCGGAAGACTGAGGAGCGCCCCCTCCGTCGCGATGCGTATCCGCATCGCGCCACCTCCCCCGTTTCACGGGGCAGGAGGAAGATCACCGCAAACCTCCTGCCCCGCTTGCGGGGGAGGTGGCGCGGCGCCGATAGGCGGCGTGACGGAGGGGGCGCGCTACCAGACCTCCAAACACGAAAAAGGCCGGCCCGCAAACGCGGAGCCGGCCTCTCGTCGCCCTTACGGCGAGAAGGGTGCTTAGGCCTTCTTGCCGGTGAAACCGGCGAACTTGGCGTTGAAGCGCGAGACGCGACCGCCGCGGTCCATCAGTTGGGCGTTGCCGCCGGTCCACGCCGGATGGGTGCGCGGATCGATGTCGAGCGCCAGATTCGCGCCTTCCTTGCCGTAGGTCGAGCGGGTCTTGTAGCTCGAACCGTCGGTCAGGGTGACGGTGATGAAGTGGTAGTCGGGGTGAATGTCTTGTTTCATGGCGGCGATCCAGACCGACTAAGCCGGCGAGTGAGAATGGGGTAAGCGCCATCTCGCGCACGCGCGGGGTGGCCCTCGAAGACGCGCGGCTATAAAGAACCCGCGCGATTTTGGCAAGGGACTGTTGATGACTGACGCGAACAGCGGCGACCAGAAGGTCGAAGGTCGCCCCGGCGCGGGGGCCGAGCTGGTCCAGGGCATGGCCGAGGCCAAGGCCCGTCGGCCGCGTCGCAAGGATATCCGTCCCCTGGCCCACCTGCTGCCGTTCGTCATCGCCCACAAGGGCGATGGACTGGCCGCCGGCTTCTTTCTGCTGTTCTCGACGGCCGCGACCCTGGGTCTGACCTATGCGTTCAAGAACGTCATCGACCATGGCTTTTCCAAGGGACAGGACGCGGCGATCAACAGCGCCTTTGTCGGCCTGGGCGCGGTCGCCCTGGTGCTGGCCCTGGCTACGGCCCTGCGGTTCTTCTTCATCACCCGCCTGGGCGAGCGCGTGGTGGCCGATCTGCGCCGCAAGCTCTATGGCCACACGCTGAGCCTGGATCAGCCCTATTTCCTGAAGACCCGAACGGGCGAGGTTCTGTCGCGCCTGACGACCGATGTGGCGCTGGTCGAGCAACTGGTCGGGGCGTCGATCTCGATCGCCCTGCGCAACATCCTCAACCTGATCGGCGGGCTGACCGCCATGGCGGTGGTCTCGCCCAAGCTCGCGGGCTTCATTGTGCTGATGGTGCCGGTGATCTTGGCGCCGATGTTCCTGGTCGGTCGCCGCGTGCGCAAGCTGACCGTCACGGCCCAGGACAAGTTCGCAGACGCCGTCGGCTATGCCGGCGAAAGCCTGGATGCGCTGGAGACCGTCCAGGCCTTCGGGCGCGAGTCGGCCTCGTCGGGTCGGTTCGGCGCGGCGGTGGAGGCGGCCTACAAGGCTTCGGTCCGCCGGATCACCACGCGGGCCACCATGACCGCCATGGTCATCACCCTGGCCTTTGGCGGGATCACCCTGCTCTTGTGGACCGGCGCGCGTCTGGTGCTGGCCGGCGAGATGACCGGTGGCACCCTGGCCCAGTTCGCCATGCTGGCGGTGATGGCCGCCGGCTCGATCGGCGCCTTGGGCGAGGTCTGGGGCGACGTCCAGAAGGCCTCGGGCGCCATGGATCGCATCTCTGAACTCCTCAACGCCAAGCCCGACATCGCCGCCCCGCCGACGGCCACGGCCCTGCCGGTTCCGGGGCATGGCGAGATCGCCTTCGAGAACGTCGTCTTCGCCTATCCGGGGCGGCCCGATCTGCCCGCCTTGAACGGCTTTGATCTTCGCGTGAAGCCCGGTGAGACCGTGGCCCTGGTCGGTCCCTCGGGCGCGGGCAAGAGCACCGTCCTGCGGCTGCTCCTGCGCTTCTACGACCCCCAGAGCGGGCGCATTCTCCTGGACGGCGTAGACCTGCGCGACGCCGAACCCGCCGAGGTCCGCGCCCGAATGGCCCTGGTAGCCCAGGACTCGCCCCTGTTCTCGGGCTCGGCGATGGACAACATCCGCTTCGGGCGCGCCGACGCCACGGACGAAGAGGTGCGCGCCGCCGCCGACGCGGCCCAGGCCACCGGCTTCCTCTCGGCCCTGCCCGAGGGCTTCGACACGCCGGTCGGCGAGCGCGCCAAGACCCTGTCGGGCGGCCAGCGCCAGCGCCTGGCCATCGCCCGCGCCCTGGTGCGCGAGGCGCCGATCCTCTTGCTGGACGAGGCCACTAGCGCCCTCGACGCCGAGAGCGAACAGCTGGTGCAGCAGGCCCTGGCCACGGCCATGGAAGGCCGCACCACCCTGGTCATCGCCCACCGCCTGGCCACCGTGCTCAAGGCCGACCGCATCGTGGTCATGGAGGAGGGCCGCGTCGTCGAACAGGGCGCACACGCCGAACTCTTCGCCAAGGGCGGACTCTATGCGCGACTGGCGCGTCTGCAGTTCGGGGTCGAGGCGGCGTAAGGATCGGTGTGGCCTCACCTTCCTTCTCCCCTTGCGGGAGAAGGTGTCGGCGAAGCCGACGGATGAGGGGTTGAAAACCCTATCCGGCCAGGTTCGCGCGACCCCTCACCCGACCGCCTTCGGCGGCCACCCTCTCCCGCAAGGGGAGAGGGAATCTACCGTTGCAAATCCGCCGGCGTCGTTGGTTCGCTGAGCAGGCGCTCCATCGCTTTCCAGCGGGCGTCGTCGGTCTTGCCGGCGCGCAGCACGTGGTCGCGGACCATGTCCTGGCCGATGTTGTAGTTGATGACGTACGAGCGGTAGGTCTCGATGAACGAGACCCGCTTCTCGGCCCCGCCCCGCGAGTAGAGGCTGTATTTCATCAGCGCCTCCACGGCCTGTTCCTTGGTCATCTTGCCCGACAGGTAGAGGGCCGCGACCGTGTTGCCGCTGCTGGCGAGCGCCGCCTTGGCCTGCTGCAGCGCGTCGAAGGCCTCGGCGGTTTTCGGATCCAGGCCCGCCAGTGGATAGAGCTTGTCGCGCTCAAAGGCGGTCTTGGCCTTGCCCGGGAAGGCCAGCTCGATGCCGAAATTGGCCGAGCCTTCGGCGATGAACGACTGCGGCGAGTAGAGCGGATAGACGCTGAACTCGACCCAGCCCTTTTCCTTGGTCAGCTTCTGCTCAAGCAGCGCGTTCAGGACGTGGTGGCCGGGATAGCCCTCGTGGCAGCCCAGGTCCAAGGCGCGGCTGATATAGATTGGCAGGTCGGTGTTGATCTGGATCAGGCTCTTGGCGTCGCCCTTGTACCAGTTGTAGCCGCTCCAGGGCTTCTTGGTGACGAACTCAAGGTCAAAGCGCTCGCCCGTCGGCAGCTTCAGGTGCTCTTGCGTCTTGGCCTTGCACGCAGCGATGCCGGCCTCCATCACCGCGCCGACCTTGTCGGTCGGGATCACGTACTGGTTCTGGAACGCGTCAACCCGGGCGGCCAGATCGCCCTTGCCGGGCACGATCTTTTCGAGGCGCGCCAGGATGGGGTCATAGCTCTTCAGGGGCTTCAGAACCGGGCGTACGCCGAACAGGCCCTCGGCCTCGTCCTCGAAGCTGAACTTGTCGCCGGCGATCATGGCCAGGCGCGTCTGGGCCGCCTTCAGCTGGCCGCGCATGAACAGCTTGCGGCGGCGCTGGTCGGCGGTCAGGTCCTTGTCGGGGACCTTGGCCAGCAGCAACTGCAGGCGGTCGGCCTCCTTGCGGAGCACCGAGACCGGACGCGGCGCCAGCTTGGCGGCGTCCTGCCATTCGCGGGGGCCGTAATAGGCGTCGACATAGCCGGGCTCGCGCTCGCCGGCCTCCAGCGTCATGCGCACGAAGTCGACGGCGATGCGGTCCAAAAGATCCGAGCCGGGCGACGCCAGCGCCGGCCCGCCGAAGACAAGCGCGACCGCAAGCGCGGCCGCTGAAGCGGCGTGACGGATCTTCATGGCGTTTCTCGCATGCGACTTCAAAGCGGGCGCACGCTGCACCGGCGCGCCTGGCTTGCGCAAGAGCCCGTAGTGATCCGTCAGACGTCAGCCGCGCGCGGCGACCGCCAGGGCCGGGAAGTCGCTGAACACGCCGTCGACGCCCGCCGCATAGAGCGCCTTGAGCACGGCTTCAGAGTCGCCGTGCTGGGCCAGGAAGCCCGGGCTGGCGGGGTCGCCCTTGCGCAGGCTCGCGGGCAGGAAGGCGTTCTCGGAGCGCACGGTCCAGGGGTGAACCGCCAGGCCTGCGGCGTGCGCGTCGCGGATCAGGGTGGTCGGCGCACTCAGAGCCTGACCGTCGTGGGGCACAACGAGCTTCCAGTTCGGACCCAGGCCGTCGGCGTAGACGGCGACGTCCTTCAGGCCCTGTGCGGTGATCAGGTCGGCGTACTTGACGCCCGGCTGATCGGCTGGCCCGCCTTCCGCGTCGACCAGGAACACCAGGCGCGCCGGCGTCAGGGCGCGCAGTCGCTTCAGGGGGGCGACCTCGAAGCACTGCACGAACACTGGGGCGGTCGGCGAGTTCAGGCCCAGCGCCTTCAGCTTGGTCACCAGGCGCGCCTCGGTCGGCAGGCCGATCGCGGCGAAGTAGGTCGGGTGCTTCAGCTCGGGATAGACGCCGATCGTGCGGCCTGTCCGCTTGGAGCCCGCCTGGGCGATCGCCCACACCTCTTCGAACGTCAGGATCTGGGCCTGGCCGTCAAAGGCGGCGCTGGCGGGGCGCAGCTGCGGCAGGCGTTCCCGCGCGCGCAGGGTCTTCAGCTCGGCCAGCGTGAAGTCTTCGGTGAACCAGCCGGTGACCTGCTCGCCGTCGATCGTCTTGGTGGCCTTGCGGGCGGCGAACTCCGGACGGCTGGCGACGTCGGTCGTACCGCCGATCTCGTTCTCGTGACGGGCCACCAGGTGGCCGTCCTTGGTGGGGACGAGATCCGGCTCGATGAAGTCGGCGCCCTGCTCGATGGCCCGCTCATAGGCCAGGGCGGTGTGCTCGGGGCGTTCGCCGCTGCAGCCGCGGTGGCCGATGACGATCGGCTTCTTGCTCTGGGCGCGGGCCAGGCCCGGCAGGAAGGTGCCGGCGAGGGCGGCGGTGGTCAGGGCGCGACGGGTCAGCAGGGTCATGGCCCGCGATTTAGCGCGCGGATGTGACGGTTTGGCTAGACCTTGAAAACTGTCATCCCGGCCAAGCGCGAAGCGCGCCGAGCCGGGACCGTCGGACCCTGTGCGCCTGTCGCGGTCCCGGGTCTGCGCTGCGCTTCGCCCGGGATGACAGGTTCTTTAAGCCGCTCGCAGACGTTCCAGGATCTGCGGGTGGAGGTCCTGGTTGCTGGCCAGGATCGACTTGCCCTGAACCACGTCGTGGTCGTTCTCGTCGATCGTGGTGATCTTGCCGCCCGACTCCTGGATCATCAGCACGCCGGCCGCGACGTCCCAGCTGTTGAGGTTGCGCTCCCAGTAGGCGTCGAAACGGCCGGCGGCGACCCAGGCCAGGTCCAACGAGGCCGCGCCGAAGCGACGAACGCCCGCGACCTTCTGGCTGACCTGGTGCAGCTCCTTCAGGAACTGGCCGTGGCCGGGCTTGCCGGCGAACGGCACGCCGGTGGCGAGGATGGCTTCGTCCAGGTGGCGACGGGCGGCGACGCGCAGGCGCTTTTCAGCGCCGAGGAACGCGCCCTTGCCCTTTTCGACCCAGAACAGATCGTTGGTGATGGGGTTGTAGGTGACGCCGGCGACGATGCCTTCGCCCTCGCGCTGCAGGGCGATGTTCACCGCAAAGTGCGGGATGGCGTGCATGAAGTTGGTGGTGCCGTCCAGCGGGTCGACGATCCAGGTGTGGGTCTTGTCGGTGCCCTCGACCATCCCGCGCTCTTCCCCGAGGAAGCCGTAGCCGGGACGCGCCTTGGTCAGCAGTTCGAACAGGGTCTGTTCGGCCTTGATGTCGGCGTTGGTGACGAAGTCCGCCGCGCCCTTCTTGGAGACCTGCAGTTCGGTGACTTCGCCGAAATCACGAGCCAGGCCACGGGCGGCCTTCCGAGCCGCTTCGATCATGACGTTCAGCAGGGCGGAGGGCGTGGGCACGGGCGGGCTATCCTCAAGAAGCCGTCGACGCCCACCGGAAAGTCCGGCGGCGGAGCGGTAGGTCGACGGTGTGAAAGAACGGGCGCGGAACCTAGTCGCCGAACGGGCGGAAGGCAAGGCGCCGTTGATTCGACAGGCTTAACGACGACGCCCGTTCCTTAAAGCCGATCTCCCCGGCGAACGCCGGGGAGATCGAGGGCTTAAGGCAGCTCCAGCTTCTCAAGGCTGTCCTTGGTCTCGCACAACAGCTTGCCGGCCTTGCCGACGGCGCCGGAGATGTCGTCGATCTTGTCTTCCTTGCGCCAACCCTTGGGCAGACCCTTGGACCCGTCGAAGTCCATGCCCAGGTCCATCCATTTGTCCGCGGCGCAGTCGAGCGCGAAGATCAGGATTGGCCCCTTCGATGCGGGCCAGTTCTTGTAAGGGCCGTTCGCCTTGCCCTCGGCGATGCGCGTGACGATCAGGCCGGTGGACGCATCCACACGGCTGAAGTCGGCGTCGTAGTAGGTCTTGGTTTCGCCGGGCGCCAGTTTCCAGTTTTCCGCGATCGCGGCCGTGGAAAGGGCCAGGATCGGTACGCTAAGCAAACACGCTACGAGCCGCTTCATGGTCAGCGTCTCCCCCTGTTTTTTGTTCGCTGGGGAGGACGCTAGGACGATGTGCGCTGCGTCACAAGATACCGACGTTACCTGGAACTACTTGCGGGCGGCGAGGCCGGCTGCGATCGCGGCGTTCAGCGCGGCGACCGCCGCGTCCGGACCTTGGGGGTGCGACCAGACGCCGGCCGAAACCGCCAGGAAGTCAGCGCCTGCGGTCGCGAGGTCAGAGGCGTTCTCGGCGGTGATCCCGCCGATGGCCACGCAGGGCGTCTCCATCGTCTCCTGCCAGATGGTCAGAATGTCCGGTTCGGCCTTGGTCGGCGCATCCTTGGTGGTGGTGGGAAAGAAGGCCCCGAACGCGACGTAGTCAGCGCCGGCCTCGGCGGCTTCCATCGCCAGATGCCGGCTGTCATGGCACGTGACGCCCACCATCCGGTCGCCCATCAGCTTGCGGGCGTCCTTGCAGGACATGTCCGACTGGCCGACGTGGACGCCGTCCACGGGAAGCCTGGAGGCCAGATCGGGGCGGTCGTTCAGGATCACGGCGACACCGCGCGCTTGCGCGATCGGCGCCAACGCGTCCACGGCGGCCGCGACCACGTCGTCGGGCGCGTCCTTCAGGCGGATCTGCAGCGCGGCCACGTCGCCGCCGTCCAGAGCGCGGGCCAACTGGCGACCAAAGTCCGAAAGGTCGGTGAGGGTGGGCGGCGTGATCAGGTAGAGGCGGCAGGCGAGCGTCATACGCTCGCTTTAGGCCAATTCGCTCCGCCATGCGACCCGTGGCCGCTGCTAACCATAGTGATAGTCAGTTGCAAAAGCCGCGGCGGTGCGCTAGATGAGAATGACACTCAATCGGGTAAGGCGTTCTTCCTTGTACGTCTGCAACTGTAACGGCATCCGCGAGCGCCAAGTGCGCGCCGCCATCGACGCTGGCGCTCAGCGCCCCGCCGACATCTTCCGTCATCACGGTTGCCAGGCTCAGTGCGCCAAGTGCGT is a genomic window containing:
- a CDS encoding ABC transporter ATP-binding protein/permease — protein: MMTDANSGDQKVEGRPGAGAELVQGMAEAKARRPRRKDIRPLAHLLPFVIAHKGDGLAAGFFLLFSTAATLGLTYAFKNVIDHGFSKGQDAAINSAFVGLGAVALVLALATALRFFFITRLGERVVADLRRKLYGHTLSLDQPYFLKTRTGEVLSRLTTDVALVEQLVGASISIALRNILNLIGGLTAMAVVSPKLAGFIVLMVPVILAPMFLVGRRVRKLTVTAQDKFADAVGYAGESLDALETVQAFGRESASSGRFGAAVEAAYKASVRRITTRATMTAMVITLAFGGITLLLWTGARLVLAGEMTGGTLAQFAMLAVMAAGSIGALGEVWGDVQKASGAMDRISELLNAKPDIAAPPTATALPVPGHGEIAFENVVFAYPGRPDLPALNGFDLRVKPGETVALVGPSGAGKSTVLRLLLRFYDPQSGRILLDGVDLRDAEPAEVRARMALVAQDSPLFSGSAMDNIRFGRADATDEEVRAAADAAQATGFLSALPEGFDTPVGERAKTLSGGQRQRLAIARALVREAPILLLDEATSALDAESEQLVQQALATAMEGRTTLVIAHRLATVLKADRIVVMEEGRVVEQGAHAELFAKGGLYARLARLQFGVEAA
- a CDS encoding (2Fe-2S)-binding protein — its product is MYVCNCNGIRERQVRAAIDAGAQRPADIFRHHGCQAQCAKCVCEMRQMIQDNREALSFAAE
- the rpmE gene encoding 50S ribosomal protein L31 translates to MKQDIHPDYHFITVTLTDGSSYKTRSTYGKEGANLALDIDPRTHPAWTGGNAQLMDRGGRVSRFNAKFAGFTGKKA
- a CDS encoding glycerophosphodiester phosphodiesterase, which gives rise to MTLLTRRALTTAALAGTFLPGLARAQSKKPIVIGHRGCSGERPEHTALAYERAIEQGADFIEPDLVPTKDGHLVARHENEIGGTTDVASRPEFAARKATKTIDGEQVTGWFTEDFTLAELKTLRARERLPQLRPASAAFDGQAQILTFEEVWAIAQAGSKRTGRTIGVYPELKHPTYFAAIGLPTEARLVTKLKALGLNSPTAPVFVQCFEVAPLKRLRALTPARLVFLVDAEGGPADQPGVKYADLITAQGLKDVAVYADGLGPNWKLVVPHDGQALSAPTTLIRDAHAAGLAVHPWTVRSENAFLPASLRKGDPASPGFLAQHGDSEAVLKALYAAGVDGVFSDFPALAVAARG
- a CDS encoding inositol monophosphatase family protein, translating into MPTPSALLNVMIEAARKAARGLARDFGEVTELQVSKKGAADFVTNADIKAEQTLFELLTKARPGYGFLGEERGMVEGTDKTHTWIVDPLDGTTNFMHAIPHFAVNIALQREGEGIVAGVTYNPITNDLFWVEKGKGAFLGAEKRLRVAARRHLDEAILATGVPFAGKPGHGQFLKELHQVSQKVAGVRRFGAASLDLAWVAAGRFDAYWERNLNSWDVAAGVLMIQESGGKITTIDENDHDVVQGKSILASNQDLHPQILERLRAA
- the thiE gene encoding thiamine phosphate synthase; translated protein: MTLACRLYLITPPTLTDLSDFGRQLARALDGGDVAALQIRLKDAPDDVVAAAVDALAPIAQARGVAVILNDRPDLASRLPVDGVHVGQSDMSCKDARKLMGDRMVGVTCHDSRHLAMEAAEAGADYVAFGAFFPTTTKDAPTKAEPDILTIWQETMETPCVAIGGITAENASDLATAGADFLAVSAGVWSHPQGPDAAVAALNAAIAAGLAARK